One Plasmodium sp. gorilla clade G2 genome assembly, chromosome: 12 genomic window carries:
- a CDS encoding cysteine repeat modular protein 3, producing MKKIYLCICLMTIVIFKIFKNKQHIMDKHFYDRNIYKKDNHRFTCNLFLILYFPYKRSLYNDTLFCQLIKGNTFPFKLNVNHNLKYPFFSSNNVITKFINNTTSRIKTYNNFPISLKGTPFFTDGFIRKSVIIKYQNKRYLSEHKYIDQNQRGLKKSEDDAIKKAGDMKKEQKKERYSPYNKSYLNEEENTFSNLHAAKYISKNRTIKYKKNKIKKIEENIFKKIKTKKQHINKNQSIKLELSSSRKDPKIDINNIIKNKKNIYMMDNTTFVENLMKNPMKDPMKNPMKNPYVIYKQEFIRSLNTLTSLKFYGMDLNNLEYQILSIYDSTDECKGTKLGEIHILEKYNSYIVTDSFKIKKTGLFLICTPLTYIESVGVLKVQNNLIDEFDSVINNNNISTFNCSTDPKSILIYSKERLVNINTINNEEMKPEEFIDLSKYSEYLQIDISLLGCSANINGYIVVLDKNVIYVLFNKMIKEIIIHFLKNPIAIYLYNHTIFVTDAERKNIFRFISKYILKKTSKKLTPIWNYYTYLKYQEENGKGLDKNIEGSNELISNILRTNKLLEKSDTIKRIDEFNNGKSYLIKNTQFLSSLSEYPSMNKYPISLLNESFTLNYPSGIVVVNDTIYFVDTGLHVLFSYSLKKGIITEMFGYLNYTVKSENGLNKPYSLSLFSTNNGNTNLLFLSELTSSRILIFEINNSIKLYLTYNNNINFDVITSIVTTSYYLIICGLKQNIDIYKSYITFIKIEELSHIDIQYNEYDTTLYYGNNFSLDPLIKSTNIKEFKMEQVEKYTNKIINTGLKIDKDTGIISGKINISTEFHIKIFIKDYFKNKTLTFLNFVSSCPKGFNIENKKCIPCPIGLYYSNKNKSINKCIPCENYRKNSTTLYNTSKSKKECLCKPGYYLKDKKCVKCVAGFYKDQIGNFKCQGTCENTKISIEVGATNYEELKCTCKDGYFTDKKKKACIPCPFGHYCIYNPKEKYKANIIRCKINKLTLHRGSKSSNDCICSQGYYHDYKMDQCQLCNYDQYKSHISNDPCTPFISQSLINQEYQTNETYYQYTNIYIKQTSNIIFAPKKGSKMFHEATLCETGYSYSMNKSICSICKYNNYCLGLDYSSIICPRNSITIKLKSVSALDCLCIKGYGRIIINTNQSFTISCIPCPYNTFQPHHSYGKCIPCPPHTFTKITGATSITECIPKRGYYNLSFEYIYLYSKQRMLNSIPHFIQHYHYVLKNIYENVVKREKKKRNNNKKYIYTTHKRFILNRKNTKYSYFPPYINIEDKKNIYYDKYKIPKITNNIHSLKSPYNNIFHTNYLKNIFIFMDLFKINKYIYNQKSKQQRETIIYGHNNLSFVHIKKEKNFSYDQQINKYNINLENNNINNNNNNIYSNNNNSNFVTQTNEINKEYTKLLSTKEQNISSHSTSILNNQIINEENRNLIFNASDTYNHILSQSINIISHDINDILKIIKAREENYFINKSKDIKYTCYENEEDKVSKKRNHFMYVYTIPEIDVMSCLNACISNLYCTGIEMNTTDNKGKTNLSIMLYRSYGKIFINLYKCSLYFYEDLTYYYKKENFKVIKNIEQYNNIYNKIISCVIQKNPILHLWKIYSLQKCPHNYYCEQKSLKKKKCPLNSIKTIYDGTINDCLCLPGYYLKGNIKTCVPCEKGSYKNTISNDPCVKCPINFTTLFETSNSVYDCVCRKGYYFSWNTNIDTNHIINKHIINNNISSIYRNKKEIKLIKILEEEHTLNLIKKKKEKDKFILRKKFYTRYGENIHKKQISLKRKDKFFHEKKKKKINKHLNFLQLNEILNVPIFNDNQNNIYKNKNKQENDKSIQMNLELKQIFLHSNNISNKYMRNDFLQINEKYYINKSNNYYHNNYNEYIYKAQCTKCPSKMFCPGYWLENYENEIHHPPIYCPKGSLILGTTLESTNIHKCICKKGYSINKSIKPKRKKNINVDTNDKDNSNDNSTTFNNDNNMCIMCKEGYYKDVVDNSVCAGLCIEFSTSFKGSISKKQCFCTVGKYMIQDEKDENKCINCSKGSICIGGFKFKSLRELIKNQYYINLNIYDHSIPLPKKGYFATFQINHEDFKWKPLNSLHIEINNYQKGNIIINDKIINYLFHKKLNHINIGEKNEYVEADRGIYIKKNLNNNSVIQNNNNNNIKSFVEGGKNLRERKMKNIPNEQPILVNEKLEKIIYKNNFLVVDRIPDFHLCPISNRCMGTSFNLCFKGSEGYLCNNCINSYDVIHFQSQCVMCRKKKREMINLLIHKCLFYIIIFFIMYLNYYCYIKKNYLFISILKIWYLFIICFIPYSFIIEPIENDLKNYQSYFQLYIILPMRFIGHYFKLNCFFNNSNTEINNNMKDNKVHIYIYIWYIQRFLKIAEPIFDCILFTLIFFIIYFLYILWNNERIQITQNVIKKQIENIQYNSYGKHIYDFYYYYYQNNVIDIIKNTNNNCNIKNWNQSYYAHDYLSKKKKKKKYISKWSLKQTKKKLIQGWKHKIGKAFKHKKEISKHYYNYENKENNSLCSESTKHDNYINNNYINSSCEDKFIYTKKKKTYYNNTNHSSDDENIYNVKEKLLKKKTTNNFGYEHIEKEKYWTSICLSNIYNIRALGLFRYIHPYNINIWDKIKRIFSDLSCVYIIILYIYFPFIIITLLELVWCQSIQYKENPSLLILYHMPSQVCDFQNKLFLSGVLYSSFFFIIYIILFSIYIYDTLKSIKAVGSYSNNLKSYFLFNGHNYQNRCWEIINIIKVSFIIIPFICQLYTKRNINSKYFICCCIVLVLITEVACILLYSPYDKRSNNLLQKLSLISSFFILISYLTVQVGFFFDVTILNIIPIFLFFYFHIYVIKQIILDFAIYKNILKKKDNHISFHKKNKSNDMLNEYNFLFFSDKIEIDNKNSKTLQGIDRTLPYDQKEIKKKDDINYFNHNKINDLNKKRGKKKDERANRFYNEECNFLNFVLSSNNIPFYSLYFDDKEEEIYLFQNNNTRGYEYKKEIINHVKYNNDIRMEQTKRISLDLLHSDILYYNIRKGTNNSDISNIKTYNNIKMKKKENNAYHQHDSNNINSNNNNNNNNNNSNSNVNVCGEKIISNKLEHFIRIEREYSKEKHYIKKNEKNNSEDDIFFLNITHFINCFIDAINILYINQSYDKITVEWLSFITRFSICFIHWMKNHDENIINMVPLNEKQFELKKRNLLFYSLFTSYKEIYNLYHSIDNTNSFSECKKRFINSKNVNKPYKHIKKKIKKKNKQHDHHDINNVNDIKDIVDIYHRNYRRNNNYKSNNQNECLNNYYLDNHKKDKTFITSTCCSSECFNISDDQFFRCENDIIKVLFDETLFNNLTITLMEFYFAIYIIQFIESKKLSILIYLFCEKKKLLSKERQFLKILMSRKHIIQNIINKNNLSTNMSEYIEYNYYLEYNKKLKKQKEKLLNLIMNKKQQIRKFKSIKNLQLMEENIKHGNNNINTHFVKTLKKLLEDEPSHESEKNIK from the exons atgaagaaaatatatttatgcatTTGTCTTATGACAATTGTTATcttcaaaatttttaaaaataagcaACATATAATGGATAAACATTTTTATGacagaaatatttataaaaaggaTAACCATAGATTTACATGTAacctttttttaattctatattttccatataagagaagtttatataatgatactTTATTTTGTCAATTAATAAAAGGAAATACGTTTCCTTTCAAATTAAATGTGAATCATAATTTAAA ATACCCTTTCTTCTCATCAAATAATGTTAtaacaaaatttataaataatacaaccAGTAGAATAAAaacttataataattttccaATTTCTTTAAAAGGTACACCTTTTTTTACTG ATGGATTCATAAGAAAAagtgtaataataaaatatcaaaaCAAACGATATCTTAGTGaacacaaatatatagatCAAAACCAAAGAGGCCTCAAAAAATCAGAAGATGATGCAATTAAAAAAGCAGGAGAtatgaaaaaagaacaaaaaaaagaaaggtaTTCTCCATACAATAAatcatatttaaatgaagaagaaaacaCATTTAGTAATTTACATGCagcaaaatatatttccaaAAATAGaactattaaatataaaaagaataaaattaaaaaaatagaagaaaacatttttaaaaaaataaaaactaaaaagcaacatattaataaaaatcaaaGTATTAAGTTAGAATTATCATCTAGTAGGAAAGATCCTAAAattgatattaataatattataaaaaataagaagaatATATACATGATGGATAATACAACTTTTGTGGAAAATCTTATGAAAAATCCCATGAAAGATCCTATGAAAAATCCTATGAAAAATccatatgtaatatataaacaagaATTTATTAGAAGTTTGAACACACTAACatctttaaaattttatggtatggatttaaataatttagaatatcaaatattatctatatatgaTTCAACTGATGAATGTAAAGGTACAAAATTAGGAGAAATACATATtcttgaaaaatataattcttatatAGTTACTGattcatttaaaataaagaaaactGGTCTATTCCTTATATGTACTCCATTAACTTATATAGAATCTGTAGGGGTATTAAAAgttcaaaataatttaattgatGAATTTGATAGtgtaattaataataataatatatcaacatTTAATTGTTCAACAGATCCAAAatctatattaatttattcgAAAGAAAGgcttgtaaatataaatactattaataatgaagaaatgaAACCTGAAGAATTTATTGACCTTTCCAAATATTCTGAATATTTACAAATTGATATTTCTCTTCTTGGTTGTTCAGCTAATATCAATGGATATATTGTGGTATTagataaaaatgttatatatgttttatttaataaaatgataaaagaaattattattcattttttaaaaaatcctatagctatatatttatataatcatactATATTTGTAACTGATGCAGAAcggaaaaatatttttcgtTTTATAtcgaaatatattttaaaaaaaacatctAAAAAATTGACACCTATATggaattattatacatatttgaaATACCAAGAAGAAAATGGGAAAGGTTTAGATAAGAATATAGAAGGATCAAATGAAttaatatcaaatatattaagaactaataaattattagaaaaatCAGATACAATAAAACGTATAGATGAATTTAATAACGGAAAAAGTtatcttataaaaaatactCAATTTTTAAGTAGTCTAAGTGAATATCCTTCAATGAATAAATATCCTATAAGTCTATTAAATGAAAGTTTTACATTGAATTATCCTTCAGGTATTGTGGTTGTTAATGatacaatatattttgttgatACAGGATTAcatgtattattttcttattctttaaaaaaaggaattataACAGAAATGTTTggttatttaaattatacaGTGAAAAGTGAGAACGGATTAAATAAACCATATtccttatcattattttctacAAATAATGGAAAtacaaatttattatttttaagtgAATTAACAAGTTCAcgtattttaatatttgaaataaataattctattaaattatatttaacttataataataatattaattttgatGTAATCACATCTATTGTAACTAcatcttattatttaatcATATGTGgattaaaacaaaatattgatatttataaaagttatataacatttattaaaatagaaGAATTATCACATATagatatacaatataatgaatatgataCAACATTATATTATGGAAACAATTTTTCTCTAGACCCATTAATAAAGAGtacaaatattaaagaattcAAAATGGAACAAgtagaaaaatatacaaataaaataattaacacAGGATTAAAAATTGATAAAGACACAGGAATTATAAGtggaaaaattaatatatcaactgaatttcatattaaaatatttataaaagattattttaaaaacaaaacattAACCTTTCTTAATTTTGTTTCTTCTTGTCCAAAAGGAtttaatattgaaaataaaaaatgtataccATGTCCTATCGGATTATATTAttctaataaaaataaaagtataaataaatgtataccTTGTGaaaattatagaaaaaattcCACAACGTTATATAATACTTCtaaatcaaaaaaagaaTGTTTATGTAAACCCGGTTATTATCTAAAAGACAAAAAATGTGTTAAATGTGTTGCTGGGTTTTATAAAGATCAAATAGGAAATTTCAAATGTCAAGGAACATgtgaaaatacaaaaataagTATAGAAGTAGGAGCAACAAATtatgaagaattaaaatgTACATGTAAAGATGGTTATTTTAcagataaaaagaaaaaagcaTGTATCCCATGTCCTTTTGGacattattgtatatataatcctaaagaaaaatataaagcaAATATTATTCGttgtaaaattaataaattaacatTACACAGAGGTTCAAAATCATCTAATGATTGTATATGTTCTCAAGGTTATTATCATGATTATAAAATGGATCAATGTCAATTATGTAATTATGATCAATATAAATCACATATTAGTAATGATCCATGTACCCCATTTATATCTCAATCTTTAATTAATCAAGAATATCAAACCAATGAaacatattatcaatatacaaatatatatattaagcaaacaagtaatattatatttgctCCTAAAAAAGGTTCTAAAATGTTTCATGAAGCTACTTTATGTGAAACGGGATATTCATATAGTATGAATAAATCTATATGTTcgatatgtaaatataataattattgttTAGGTTTAGATTATTCAAGTATTATATGTCCTAGAAATTCTATAACTATCAAATTAAAAAGTGTTAGTGCTTTAGATTGTTTGTGTATAAAAGGATATGGAAGAATCATAATTAATACTAACCAATCATTTACCATATCATGTATACCATGTCCGTATAATACCTTTCAACCTCATCATTCATATGGAAAATGTATTCCTTGTCCCCCTCATACATTTACTAAAATTACTGGAGCTACATCAATAACTGAATGTATACCCAAAAGGGGATATTATAATCTatcatttgaatatatatatttatattcaaaacAACGAATGTTAAACAGTATTCCACATTTTATTCAACACTATCATTACgttttaaagaatatatatgaaaatgttGTCAAAAgagagaaaaagaaaaggaataataataaaaaatatatatatacaactcACAAAcgatttattttaaatagaaaaaataccAAATATAGTTATTTTCCACCTTACATTAATATAGaggacaaaaaaaatatatattatgataaatataaaatacccAAAATtactaataatatacatagtTTGAAAAGTCcatacaataatatattccatacaaattatttaaaaaatatttttatatttatggatttattcaaaattaataaatatatatataatcaaaagAGTAAACAACAAAGAGAAACTATAATATATGgtcataataatttatcatttgTTCATATAAAGAAGGAAAAGAACTTTTCATATGATCAACAAATAAACAAGTATAATATCAATctggaaaataataatattaataataataataataatatttatagtaataataataattcaaatttTGTTACACAAAcgaatgaaataaataaggaatatacaaaattattatccacaaaagaacaaaatatatcatcTCATTCAACATCTATTCTAAATAATCAAATTATTAACGAAGAAAATAGGAACCTAATCTTCAATGCATCAGACacatataatcatattttatctcaaagtattaatataatatcacatgatattaatgatatattaaaaattataaaagcaagagaagaaaattattttattaataaaagtaaggacataaaatatacctgctatgaaaatgaagaagataaagtatctaaaaaaagaaatcattttatgtatgtatatactATACCTGAAATTGATGTAATGAGCTGTTTAAATGCTTGTATATCTAACCTATATTGTACAGGTATCGAAATGAATACAACAGATAATAAAGGGAAAACAAATTTATCtattatgttatatagaAGTTATGGTaagatatttattaatttatataaatgtagtttatatttttatgaagatttaacatattattataaaaaagaaaattttaaagtaataaaaaatatagaacaatataacaatatatataataaaataattagtTGTGTTATTCAAAAAAACCCTATACTTCATTTATGGAAAATTTATTCCCTTCAAAAATGTccacataattattattgcGAACAAaaatctttaaaaaaaaaaaaatgcccATTAAATtcaataaaaacaatatatgATGGTACAATAAATGATTGTTTATGTCTACCtggttattatttaaaaggtaatataaaaacatgtGTCCCATGTGAAAAAGGaagttataaaaatacaatatcTAATGATCCATGTGTCAAATGCCCTATTAATTTTACTACATTATTTGAGACATCCAATTCTGTATATGACTGTGTTTGTAGAAAGGGATATTACTTTTCATGGAATACAAATATTGACACaaatcatattataaataaacatattattaataataatattagttCTATATACaggaataaaaaagaaattaaactgataaaaatattagaagAAGAACATACTTTGAacttaataaagaaaaaaaaagaaaaagataaatttatattacgtaaaaaattttatactaGATATGGagaaaatattcataaaaaacaGATATCTTTAAAACGAAAAGATAAATTTTttcatgaaaaaaaaaaaaaaaaaataaataaacatttgaattttttacaattgaatgaaatattaaacgTTCCTATTTTTAAtgataatcaaaataatatatataagaataaaaataaacaagaaaatgataaaagcATACAAATGAATTTGGAATTGAAgcaaatatttttacattcaaataatatttctaataaatatatgagaaatgattttttacaaataaatgaaaaatattacattaataaatcaaataattattaccataataattacaatgaatatatatacaaggCTCAATGTACCAAATGCCCTAGTAAAATGTTTTGTCCAGGTTATTGGTTGGAAAACTATGAAAATGAGATACATCATCCTCCTATATATTGTCCGAAAGGGTCTCTAATACTTGGTACAACGTTAGAATCAacaaatattcataaatGTATATGCAAAAAGGGTTACAGTATAAATAAATCCATAAAAccaaaaagaaagaaaaatataaatgttgaTACTAACGATAAGGATAATAGTAATGATAATAGTACTACTttcaataatgataataatatgtgtatTATGTGCAAAGAGGGATATTATAAAGATGTTGTAGATAATTCTGTATGTGCAGGATTATGCATAGAATTTTCTACATCTTTTAAAGGGTCTATTAGTAAAAAACAATGTTTTTGTACAGTTGGAAAATATATGATTCAAGATGAAaaggatgaaaataaatgtattaacTGTTCGAAAGGATCAATATGTATTGGTggttttaaatttaaatcattaagagaattaataaaaaatcaatattatataaatttaaatatttatgatcATTCTATACCTCTACCAAAAAAAGGATACTTCGCTACCTTCCAAATTAATCATGAAGATTTTAAATGGAAACCATTAAATTCATTACATAtagaaattaataattatcaaaaagggaatataataataaatgacaaaataattaattatttgtttcataaaaaattaaatcatataaatataggcgaaaaaaatgaatatgttGAAGCTGATagaggaatatatataaagaagaacctaaataataattctgttatccaaaataataataataataatataaaatcttTTGTAGAAGGTGGTAAGAATTTAAGAGagagaaaaatgaaaaatattcctAATGAACAACCTATATTagtaaatgaaaaattagaaaagataatatataaaaataattttttagtaGTAGATAGAATACCTGATTTTCATTTATGTCCAATCAGTAATAGATGTATGGGTacttcatttaatttatgtTTTAAAGGTTCAGAAGgatatttatgtaataacTGTATAAATAGTTATGATGTTATTCATTTTCAGTCACAATGTGTTATGTgtagaaagaaaaaaagagaaatgataaatttattaatacataaatgtttgttttatataataatattttttataatgtatttaaattattattgttatataaaaaagaattatttatttattagtatattaaaaatatggtatctctttattatttgttttataccTTATAGTTTTATTATTGAACCTATAGAAAATGATCTCAAAAATTATCAGTCATATTtccaattatatataatattaccaATGAGATTTATTGgacattattttaaattgaattgtttctttaataattcaaatacagaaataaacaataatatgaaagataataaggtacacatatatatatacatatggtACATACAAAGATTTCTTAAAATAGCGGAACCAATATTTGATTGTATTCTTTTTACCttgatttttttcataatatattttttatatattttatggaaTAATGAAAGAATACAAATAACtcaaaatgttataaaaaaacaaatagaaaatatacaatataattcGTATgggaaacatatatatgacttttattattattattatcagaaTAATGTaattgatataataaaaaatacaaataataattgtaatattaaaaattggAATCAATCTTATTATGCTCATGAttatttatcaaaaaaaaaaaaaaaaaaaaagtatatatccAAATGGAGTctcaaacaaacaaaaaagaagTTAATCCAAGGATGGAAACATAAAATAGGAAAAGCATTTAAAcataaaaaggaaatttctaaacattattataattatgaaaataaagagaACAATAGTTTATGTAGTGAATCAACTAAACATgacaattatataaataataattatattaattcttCTTGTGAAGAcaagtttatatatacaaaaaaaaagaaaacatattataataatacaaaccATTCAagtgatgatgaaaatatatataatgttaaagaaaaattattaaaaaaaaaaaccacaAATAATTTTGGATATGAACatattgaaaaagaaaaatattggACAAGTATTTgtttatcaaatatatataatattagagCATTAGGTTTATTTCGTTATATACAtccttataatataaatatatgggaTAAAATCAAACGTATATTCTCTGATCTGtcatgtgtatatattataatattatatatttatttcccttttataataataactttATTAGAACTTGTATGGTGTCAATCTATtcaatataaagaaaatccttctttattaattttatatcatatgcCATCACAAGTATGTgattttcaaaataaattatttttatcaggagttttatattcttcctttttttttattatatatatcatattattttctatctATATTTATGATACATTAAAAAGTATCAAAGCCGTTGGATCCtattcaaataatttaaaaagctattttttatttaatggtCATAATTATCAAAATAGATGTTgggaaattataaatattatcaaagtatcatttattattatcccTTTTATATGTCAATTATATactaaaagaaatattaattcaaaatattttatatgttgttGTATTGTACTTGTATTAATTACTGAAGTTGcatgtattttattatattctccTTATGATAAAAgatcaaataatttattacaaaaattaagtctcatatcttctttttttatattaatttcctATTTGACCGTACAAGTAGGATTCTTTTTTGATGTCACaattttgaatattattcctatttttttatttttctattttcatatatatgttataaaacaaattatcTTGGATTTTGCAATTTATAagaacatattaaaaaagaaagacaATCATATATcctttcataaaaaaaacaaatctAATGATATGttgaatgaatataattttttatttttttctgataAAATAGAAATAGATAACAAAAATTCCAAAACATTACAAGGAATTGATAGAACCCTTCCATATGATCAAAaggaaattaaaaagaaggatgatataaattattttaatcataataaaataaatgatctTAATAAGAaaaggggaaaaaaaaaggatgaaAGAGCAAATCGTTTTTATAATGAAGaatgtaattttttaaattttgttttaagttcaaataatattcctttttattcattatattttgatgacaaggaagaagaaatatatctattccaaaataataatacaagaggatatgaatataaaaaggaaattattaaccatgtaaaatataataatgatataagaATGGAGCAAACAAAAAGAATCAGTTTAGATTTACTACATTCAGATATACTTTATTATAACATAAGGAAGGGAACTAATAATAGtgatatatcaaatattaaaacgtataataatataaaaatgaaaaagaaagaaaataatgcTTACCATCAAcatgatagtaataatataaatagtaacaataataataataataataataataatagtaatagtaatgtTAATGTTTGTggggaaaaaataatatcaaataaattaGAACATTTTATTAGAATTGAAAGAGAATATTCTAAAGaaaaacattatataaaaaaaaatgaaaaaaataattcagaagatgatatatttttcttaaatattacacattttataaattgttttattgatgcaataaatatattatatataaatcaatcCTATGATAAAATAACAGTTGAGTGGTTAAGTTTTATAACAAGATTTTCCATATGTTTTATACATTGGATGAAAAAtcatgatgaaaatataattaacatGGTACCATTAAATGAGAAACAATTTGaattgaaaaaaagaaatcttCTTTTCTATTCTTTATTTACATcttataaagaaatatataatctttATCATTCTATCGACAACACCAATTCTTTTTCAGAGTGTAAAAAACGGTTTATTAAttcaaaaaatgtaaataaaccATATAagcacataaaaaaaaaaataaaaaaaaaaaataaacaacatGATCAtcatgatataaataatgtaaacgatataaaagatatagtTGATATATATCATAGAAATTATAGGAGAAATAATAACTATAAGAGCAATAACCAAAATGaatgtttaaataattattatttggatAACCATAAAAAGGACAAAACTTTTATTACATCAACATGTTGTTCTTCTGAATGTTTCAACATTTCAGATGATCAATTTTTTAGATGTGAGAATGATATAATTAAAGTATTATTCGATGaaacattatttaataatttaacaaTTACTCTAATGGAATTTTATTTTgcaatttatataatacaatttaTTGAGAGTAAAAAGTTATCAATCTTAATTTATCTATTCtgtgagaaaaaaaaattgttaagTAAAGAGAGgcaatttttaaaaatactcATGTCAAGAAAACATAtcatacaaaatattataaataaaaataatttatctaCAAATATGAGTgaatatattgaatataattattatttagaatataataaaaaattgaaaaaacaaaaagaaaaattactAAATCtaattatgaataaaaaacaaCAAATTCGAAAATTTAAAAgcataaaaaatttacaacttatggaagaaaatattaagcatggaaataataatataaatacacattTTGTTAAAACATTAAAGAAGTTATTAGAAGATGAACCTTCACATGAATCAGAAaagaacataaaataa
- a CDS encoding apicoplast ribosomal protein L29 precursor, putative: MKHIFWYFLFFFLINIYRVNGVHIKGRCVSFINNKLNIINHKTNKSINPLFCYKKRVKAKELRKLTTEELEKEIIKCRLDIQKFQQQGFYDIHNYNVFYEKNARRKLAQLLTIYYQRYLDNNIRIKS, translated from the exons atgaaacacATTTTTTggtattttttgtttttctttcttattaatatatatagagttAATGGGGTACATATAAAAGGAAGATGTGTATCtttcataaataataaattaaatataatcaatcataaaacaaataaaagtattaatccattattttgttataaaaaaagagtaAAAGCAAAGGAATTGAGGAAATTAACGACTGAGGAGCTTGAGAAG gaaataataaaatgtagaCTAGATATTCAAAAGTTTCAACAACAAGGTTTTTatgatatacataattataatgtattttatgaaaaaaatgccCGTAGAAAGTTAGCACAGTTGTTAACAATATACTACCAAAGAtatttagataataatataagaattAAATCGTag